In one Campylobacter insulaenigrae NCTC 12927 genomic region, the following are encoded:
- the hisC gene encoding histidinol-phosphate transaminase, whose amino-acid sequence MKFNPFLEAIKTYESGKDIDLIAKEYNLKEVIKLASNENPYGTSLKAKEAIIKNAHLAHLYPDDTMIELKQALAKKFNVLNENIIIGSGSDQIIEYAVYAKLDHMKAYLQCGVSFAMYEIYAKQVGAKIYKTQSLIHDLEQLCDLYQKHKNEIKIIFLCLPNNPLGECLDKKDVFEFISKIDEDCLVVIDGAYSEFASFKDKSKFIDPQELILNFQNVVYLGTFSKLYGLGGMRVGYGIASQKIINTFYKLRAPFNVTNLSLKAAFAALDDKEFVEKTLKNNFSQMKLYEEFARKNEISYIESYTNFITYFFDKKNSTDLSEKLLKKGIIVRNLQSYGLNAIRISIGTEYENSRFFEEFLQIFSL is encoded by the coding sequence ATGAAATTTAATCCTTTTTTAGAAGCAATTAAAACCTATGAAAGTGGAAAAGATATTGATTTGATTGCAAAAGAATATAACTTAAAAGAAGTTATTAAATTAGCCAGTAATGAAAATCCTTATGGAACGAGCTTAAAAGCAAAAGAAGCTATTATAAAAAACGCTCATTTAGCCCATCTTTATCCAGATGATACTATGATTGAGTTAAAGCAAGCTTTAGCAAAAAAATTTAATGTTTTAAATGAAAATATCATCATAGGAAGCGGAAGCGATCAAATAATCGAATATGCTGTTTATGCAAAACTTGATCATATGAAAGCTTATTTACAATGTGGAGTAAGTTTTGCTATGTATGAAATTTATGCAAAACAAGTGGGTGCAAAAATTTATAAAACTCAAAGTTTGATCCATGATTTAGAGCAATTATGTGACTTATATCAAAAACATAAAAATGAAATTAAAATAATTTTTTTATGTTTACCTAATAATCCTTTAGGAGAATGTTTAGACAAAAAAGATGTTTTTGAATTTATAAGCAAAATAGATGAGGATTGTTTGGTTGTAATTGATGGAGCGTATAGTGAATTTGCAAGTTTTAAAGATAAAAGTAAATTTATTGATCCCCAAGAACTGATTTTAAACTTTCAAAATGTTGTATATCTAGGAACTTTTTCAAAACTTTATGGCTTAGGTGGTATGAGGGTTGGTTATGGCATAGCTTCACAAAAAATCATAAATACTTTTTATAAATTAAGAGCACCGTTTAATGTTACTAACTTAAGTTTAAAAGCAGCATTTGCTGCTTTAGATGATAAAGAATTTGTAGAAAAAACTTTAAAAAATAATTTTTCACAAATGAAACTATATGAAGAATTCGCAAGAAAAAATGAAATTTCGTATATAGAAAGTTACACAAATTTTATTACTTATTTTTTTGATAAAAAAAATAGTACAGATTTATCTGAAAAACTGCTTAAAAAGGGTATAATAGTAAGAAACTTACAAAGCTATGGTTTAAATGCTATACGCATAAGCATAGGTACAGAATATGAAAATTCAAGGTTTTTCGAAGAATTTTTACAAATTTTTAGTTTATAG